One window from the genome of Nitrosospira multiformis encodes:
- the flgG gene encoding flagellar basal-body rod protein FlgG: MIRSLWIAKTGLDAQQTQMDVIANNLANVSTNGFKRSRAVFEDLLYQTLRQPGAQSSQQTQLPSGLQIGTGVRPVATERVFTQGNLQQTGNSKDVAIQGQGFFQVLMPDGTTAYTRDGSFQSDSQGQLVTSSGYQIQPNITIPVNALSITIGRDGTVSVTQPGSSTPVEVGSLQLATFINPVGLQSVGENFYVETFSSGPPNINTPGIDGAGVLNQGYVETSNVNVVEELVNMIQTQRAYEINSKAIQTSDQMLQRLSQMS; the protein is encoded by the coding sequence ATGATCCGCTCGTTATGGATTGCCAAAACCGGTCTCGATGCGCAGCAGACGCAGATGGACGTCATCGCCAATAATCTGGCCAATGTCAGCACCAATGGATTCAAGCGCTCACGCGCGGTTTTCGAAGACCTGCTCTATCAGACCTTGCGCCAGCCCGGTGCACAGTCGTCACAGCAAACGCAGCTGCCATCAGGCTTGCAGATCGGCACCGGTGTCAGGCCCGTCGCAACCGAACGCGTATTCACCCAAGGCAATTTGCAGCAAACCGGAAATTCGAAGGATGTTGCCATCCAGGGCCAGGGGTTCTTTCAGGTGCTGATGCCCGATGGCACTACCGCTTATACCCGGGATGGCTCGTTTCAATCCGATTCCCAGGGTCAACTCGTGACATCCAGCGGCTATCAGATTCAGCCGAACATCACCATTCCTGTCAATGCCCTCAGCATTACCATCGGCCGCGACGGCACTGTTTCGGTTACCCAGCCGGGCTCCAGCACGCCGGTTGAAGTCGGCTCTTTGCAACTGGCCACGTTCATCAACCCGGTCGGGTTGCAGAGTGTGGGTGAGAATTTCTATGTGGAAACCTTCTCCAGCGGCCCGCCCAACATCAATACACCCGGCATAGATGGCGCCGGGGTGCTCAACCAGGGCTATGTGGAAACTTCCAACGTCAACGTGGTGGAGGAACTGGTCAATATGATCCAGACCCAGCGTGCTTACGAAATCAATAGTAAAGCAATTCAGACCTCGGATCAGATGCTTCAGCGTCTGTCCCAGATGTCATAA
- the flgF gene encoding flagellar basal-body rod protein FlgF: protein MDRMIYTAMTGAKHTMGQQAAMSNNLANANTTGFRAETSVLRAVPVFSEALATRAFVVDSSAGADFRPGTVQQTGRDLDVAVEGRGWIAVRLEDGSEAYTRNGSLHVSANGVLQTRDGLNIQGDGGAIAIPPGSTITIAKDGTVSTVAIRPGSNESNVVLTAGRIKLVNPPEAQLTRGADGLFRLAGGVANEDANVTLINGALEGSNVNVVEALVDMISLSRQFETHMKLLKNAEGNAQRASSLLNLS from the coding sequence ATGGATCGCATGATCTATACAGCAATGACCGGTGCCAAGCATACGATGGGGCAGCAGGCTGCCATGTCGAATAATCTGGCGAATGCGAATACCACCGGCTTCCGCGCAGAAACGAGCGTATTGCGCGCGGTCCCGGTCTTCAGCGAAGCCCTCGCGACCCGGGCATTTGTGGTGGATTCAAGTGCGGGCGCGGATTTTCGTCCGGGTACCGTACAGCAAACAGGGCGCGACCTCGATGTGGCGGTAGAGGGGCGGGGATGGATCGCCGTGCGGCTGGAGGATGGCAGCGAGGCCTATACCCGCAACGGCAGCCTCCACGTCAGCGCCAATGGGGTATTGCAGACGCGTGACGGTCTGAATATACAGGGTGATGGCGGCGCGATTGCCATCCCTCCCGGCTCGACCATCACGATTGCGAAAGATGGGACCGTTTCCACCGTGGCCATTCGTCCGGGATCGAACGAGTCGAATGTCGTGCTGACAGCCGGCCGCATCAAGCTGGTCAATCCACCCGAAGCCCAGCTTACGCGTGGTGCGGATGGCCTGTTCCGGCTTGCCGGCGGCGTGGCGAATGAGGATGCCAATGTCACTCTCATCAACGGCGCTCTGGAAGGGAGCAATGTCAACGTCGTGGAGGCGCTGGTTGACATGATTTCGCTGTCCCGCCAGTTCGAGACGCACATGAAATTGTTGAAGAATGCCGAAGGCAACGCGCAGCGGGCGAGTAGCCTGCTCAACCTAAGTTAA
- a CDS encoding flagellar basal body L-ring protein FlgH: MAAYSSGKRSGPLVWHGIPMVIMVLALSGCITLPAPQAIVQQPMSARTGVGGPPPANGAIFQAGTHDRPLFEDRRARVVGDTLVIVLNERTNASKKSASSANKSSGINYEVPPMIFGVPITKNFDLGASTTNDFSGKGEAASTNNFTGTITVTVLEVLPNRNLVVSGEKQLAMTQGTEYIRFSGVVRPETVINNTVSSIQVADAKIEYKANGYIDEVQTMGWLSRFFLTISPF, encoded by the coding sequence ATGGCTGCATATTCTTCCGGAAAGCGCAGTGGGCCGCTTGTGTGGCATGGAATACCCATGGTCATCATGGTGCTTGCACTCTCCGGCTGCATAACCCTGCCCGCTCCCCAGGCGATCGTACAACAACCGATGTCCGCCCGTACGGGAGTGGGCGGCCCCCCGCCTGCCAATGGTGCCATTTTCCAGGCAGGTACGCATGACCGGCCGTTATTCGAGGATCGCCGTGCGCGCGTGGTAGGCGATACCCTGGTGATTGTTCTTAATGAGCGGACCAACGCAAGCAAGAAATCTGCCAGCAGCGCGAACAAGAGCAGCGGCATAAATTATGAAGTTCCGCCCATGATATTCGGAGTGCCCATCACCAAGAATTTTGATTTAGGTGCGTCGACTACCAACGATTTCTCGGGTAAGGGCGAGGCAGCTTCCACCAATAATTTCACTGGTACGATCACTGTCACCGTGCTGGAAGTGCTGCCCAACCGCAACCTGGTGGTGAGCGGAGAAAAGCAACTGGCCATGACGCAGGGCACCGAATATATCCGTTTCTCCGGAGTGGTGCGTCCCGAAACGGTCATCAATAATACAGTATCATCGATCCAGGTAGCGGATGCAAAAATCGAGTACAAGGCCAACGGCTATATCGACGAGGTGCAGACCATGGGCTGGCTCTCGCGCTTTTTCCTGACCATATCACCGTTCTGA